The following coding sequences lie in one Spinacia oleracea cultivar Varoflay chromosome 1, BTI_SOV_V1, whole genome shotgun sequence genomic window:
- the LOC110787142 gene encoding triacylglycerol lipase OBL1, with translation MNGGDEWRFMIVRPEMAGISDLWRFWRNGDIKSGSKFIKSDIICDDEEDDCATLYLEDWSSLFDGEDKRWVIVVSVLVMKLIKLFGKPLEIFGYFVDYFLNLLSLNGNSLLRLAYNFLQGKVVIPKRGTSTFISSIGHLDGRIDLKYKADDFIRESSNNYGITMENNRFLMDLCIMASKLAYENAAVVEEVVLNYWKMHFVGFYNGWNDYQQEMSTQVFILCDKPIDASFILISFRGTEPYDANDWSTDFDYSLYKIPKGKIHMGFLEALGLGNREYTPTFRHNLLNKNIKVFSAPNMGDLTAYVTVKTKVNELLKNHRNAKFVVTGHSLGGALAILFPTVLILHEESEMMERLLGVYTFGQPRIGDRKIGTFVEEELNKGELIRYLRVVYCNDVVPRLPYDDKTFLYKHFGVCLYYNSFYAEQKVEEEPNRNFNGMRYLIPAHVNATWELIRAFIMRYMYGTDYVEDWYSIFVRIVGLLLPGISAHSPLDYVNSVRLGRSHTIQMSSLD, from the exons ATGAACGGCGGGGATGAATGGAGGTTTATGATCGTACGGCCAGAAATGGCAGGAATTAGTGATTTATGGAGGTTTTGGAGAAATGGAGATATAAAAAGTGGGTCTAAATTCATTAAAAGTGATATTATTTGTGATGATGAAGAGGATGATTGTGCAACATTATATTTAGAAGACTGGAGTTCGTTGTTTGATGGGGAAGATAAAAGATGGGTGATTGTAGTTTCAGTTTTAGTAATGAAGTTGATTAAGTTATTTGGTAAACCTTTGGAAATTTTTGGTTATTTTGTGGATTACTTTCTTAATCTCCTCTCTCTTAATGGTAATAGTCTCCTTCGCCTCGCCTACAACTTTCTCCAAG GAAAAGTGGTGATTCCAAAAAGAGGAACATCAACATTTATAAGCTCAATTGGACACTTGGACGGGCGTATTGACTTAAAGTATAAGGCTGATGATTTTATAAGAGAGTCGAGTAATAATTATGGCATAACGATGGAAAACAACAGGTTTCTTATGGACCTTTGTATTATGGCTTCTAAGTTAGCTTATGAAAATGCTGCTGTGGTCGAAGAGGTTGTGCTCAACTATTGGAAG ATGCATTTCGTGGGCTTTTACAATGGCTGGAATG ATTACCAACAGGAGATGTCCACCCAAGTGTTCATCCTCTGTGACAAACCAATAGATGCTAGCTTCATACTAATCAGCTTCAGAGGCACCGAACCATACGACGCCAATGATTGGAGTACAGATTTCGACTACTCTTTGTACAAGATTCCGAAAGGAAAAATTCACATGGGATTCTTAGAAGCCTTAGGTCTAGGGAACCGAGAATATACCCCTACTTTCAGGCATAATCTCCTAAACAAGAACATCAAAGTTTTTTCTGCACCAAACATGGGAGACTTAACAGCCTACGTTACTGTTAAAACGAAGGTGAATGAGTTATTGAAAAATCATAGGAACGCGAAGTTTGTTGTGACAGGTCACAGCCTAGGTGGCGCTCTTGCGATATTATTCCCAACCGTGTTGATCTTACACGAGGAGAGCGAAATGATGGAGAGGTTGTTGGGTGTGTACACTTTTGGACAACCGAGAATTGGTGATCGTAAAATAGGGACGTTCGTGGAAGAGGAACTTAATAAGGGTGAGCTAATTAGGTACTTGAGAGTTGTTTACTGCAATGATGTCGTTCCTCGACTACCTTATGATGATAAAACTTTCTTGTATAAGCATTTTGGTGTTTGCCTCTACTACAACAGCTTTTACGCTGAGCAG AAAGTGGAAGAAGAGCCGAACAGAAACTTTAACGGGATGAGGTACCTTATTCCAGCACACGTGAACGCTACATGGGAGTTGATAAGGGCTTTTATAATGCGTTATATGTATGGCACAGACTATGTAGAGGACTGGTATTCGATTTTTGTGAGGATAGTAGGACTACTTCTACCAGGTATTTCAGCTCATAGCCCGCTAGATTATGTCAATTCGGTGAGGCTAGGAAGATCACACACAATTCAAATGTCCTCGCTCGATTAA
- the LOC110787185 gene encoding uncharacterized protein codes for MNFPTRITERLPFLEVLSSPIFSGRGVSKQDYVHLKQPFRRFTGVRANTVPTVDGNLKNGRRVVLPATKEYADEAIQSINAGKVIAVPTDTLYGFACDACSREAVNRIYQIKGRKLTSPLAICVGDVSDIKRFAFTNDLPETLLDALLPGPVTLVLRRGDSSILEKSLNPGIDSIGVRVPDNDFIRIIARGSGSALALTSANLTGHRSSVCIKDFEGLWGHCAYVYDGGELPMGRAGSTIVDLTNSGKYKIIRPGSAREETIEILQDHFLIEEKTDNS; via the exons ATGAATTTCCCGACTCGGATCACTGAGAGATTGCCCTTTCTTGAAGTTCTAAGCAGTCCTATATTCTCTGGTAGAG GAGTGTCCAAGCAGGATTATGTGCATTTGAAGCAGCCTTTTCGGAGATTTACCGGGGTTCGGGCGAATACGGTTCCGACTGTAGATGGAAATTTAAAGAATGGGAGAAGGGTTGTTCTCCCTGCAACTAAAGAGTACGCAGATGAGGCAATTCAATCAATCAATGCAGGGAAAGTCATTGCTGTGCCAACCGATACATTGTATGGCTTTGCTTGTGATGCTTG TTCTAGAGAAGCTGTCAACAGGATATATCAGATCAAAGGGCGCAAGCTTACAAGCCCTCTTGCAATATGTGTCGGGGATGTTTCAGACATAAAGCGGTTTGCATTTACAAATGATTTGCCAGAAACTTTGCTTGATGCTCTCCTTCCTGGTCCCGTGACTTTAGTTTTGAGGCGAG GAGATTCAAGTATTTTGGAGAAGTCCCTGAATCCAGGAATAGATAGTATCGGTGTTCGAGTACCTGATAACGACTTTATAAGGATAATAGCTCGGGGTTCTGGAAGTGCATTGGCCCTTACTAGTGCAAATTTGACTGGGCATCGCAGCAGTGTCTGCATCAAAGATTTTGAGGGTTTGTGGGGACACTGTGCATATGTGTATGATGGTGGTGAGCTTCCAATGGGTCGTGCAGGATCTACAATTGTAGATTTGACAAATTCTGGAAAATACAAGATAATAAGGCCTGGCAG CGCGAGGGAAGAAACTATTGAAATCCTGCAGGATCATTTTCTTATAGAAGAGAAGACTGATAATTCATGA